In Candidatus Rokuibacteriota bacterium, one DNA window encodes the following:
- a CDS encoding PDZ domain-containing protein — TQGLVVQRVEEGSPAADAGFERGDVIVEVDKKPIKSVAELRESVDKRAKGKPMLFRIQRQDASLFLTVTV; from the coding sequence CGACCCAGGGCCTCGTGGTCCAGCGTGTCGAGGAGGGCAGCCCCGCCGCCGACGCGGGCTTCGAGCGCGGCGACGTGATCGTGGAAGTGGACAAGAAGCCTATCAAGAGCGTGGCCGAGCTCCGCGAGTCCGTGGACAAGCGCGCCAAGGGCAAGCCGATGCTCTTCCGGATCCAGCGTCAGGACGCGAGCCTCTTCCTCACCGTCACCGTCTAG